One region of Sulfurisphaera ohwakuensis genomic DNA includes:
- a CDS encoding RNA-guided endonuclease InsQ/TnpB family protein, which translates to MPNVGFRFRAYADDQTIRALKAQLRLACEMYNTLRWADIYFYQRDGKGLTQTELRQLALDLRKQDKEYQQLYSQVVQQIADRYYDARDRFFKGLAHFPKEKKPHKYYSLVYPQSGWKILESREIRTKSRKNKKKLVLLRLSNLGVFKVIVHRDFPLDKVKRVVVKLTRSERVYVSFMVEGVEFSQLPKTGKVVAIDVGVEKLLTTSDGFYFPNLRPYEKALEKIRKLHKVLSRKEFLSKNWFKAKVKLARGYEHFKNLRQDLYMKLGKWFAQHYDVVVMEDIDVKQLVEESERKLRMRLHDVAFHELKRILEYQLEKYGKKLLLINPAYTSKMCAKCGYVKKELTLTDRVFSCPKCGWVTDRDYNASLNILKRSGWEPSLVPVELHPLPVAKSYGQGGAMKQEAPPFRAG; encoded by the coding sequence ATGCCCAACGTAGGGTTCCGCTTTCGTGCATATGCTGACGATCAAACAATTAGGGCGTTAAAAGCCCAGTTGAGGTTAGCATGTGAGATGTACAACACCCTACGCTGGGCAGATATCTATTTCTACCAAAGGGACGGAAAGGGTCTTACACAAACGGAGTTAAGACAGCTCGCTCTAGATCTAAGAAAGCAAGATAAGGAGTACCAACAACTCTACTCACAAGTAGTACAGCAAATTGCCGATCGTTATTACGATGCTAGGGATAGGTTCTTCAAAGGTCTAGCACACTTTCCTAAGGAGAAGAAACCCCATAAGTACTACTCTCTTGTTTACCCACAAAGTGGATGGAAAATACTTGAGAGCAGGGAAATAAGGACTAAGAGTAGGAAGAATAAGAAGAAGCTGGTGTTATTGAGGTTATCAAATCTCGGCGTGTTTAAGGTCATTGTTCATAGGGACTTCCCGCTTGACAAAGTAAAGAGGGTGGTAGTTAAACTAACACGTTCAGAGAGAGTATATGTCTCCTTCATGGTTGAAGGTGTTGAATTCTCTCAACTCCCAAAGACTGGTAAGGTAGTTGCAATAGATGTTGGGGTAGAGAAACTCCTAACCACGAGTGATGGATTCTATTTCCCTAACTTGAGACCTTATGAGAAGGCACTTGAGAAGATAAGGAAACTCCACAAGGTTCTCTCGAGGAAAGAGTTCTTGTCGAAAAATTGGTTTAAAGCAAAAGTGAAGTTAGCTAGGGGTTATGAACACTTCAAGAACTTGAGACAAGACCTCTATATGAAGTTGGGTAAGTGGTTCGCACAACATTATGACGTTGTAGTAATGGAGGATATAGATGTTAAACAATTGGTGGAGGAGTCAGAAAGGAAGTTGAGGATGAGGTTACACGATGTTGCATTCCATGAGTTGAAGAGAATACTAGAATATCAGTTGGAAAAATATGGAAAGAAACTGTTGTTAATAAACCCAGCATATACTTCAAAGATGTGTGCTAAATGCGGGTACGTAAAGAAGGAGTTAACTTTGACTGACCGTGTGTTCAGCTGTCCTAAGTGCGGTTGGGTTACTGATCGTGACTATAATGCTTCTTTAAACATATTGAAGAGATCGGGGTGGGAGCCATCCTTAGTGCCTGTGGAGCTCCACCCTCTACCCGTAGCGAAAAGCTACGGGCAAGGTGGGGCTATGAAGCAGGAAGCTCCGCCCTTCAGGGCGGGGTAG
- a CDS encoding type II toxin-antitoxin system VapC family toxin, translating to MHVDEVLQKCDQTYVIFDTSIILDYIRLSSRNKNHRLEILSYIINNCRNKATTLLNLEEILVGSIGNKEEIENFIFYSFKILNITEKETEVAAELEAKVREEGLRFKGENWRIDLFIASFAYTHSYYILTKDSDFKKILDCKEMHIYENTYYLCNKA from the coding sequence ATGCACGTTGATGAAGTATTGCAGAAGTGCGATCAAACATACGTTATTTTTGATACAAGTATAATTTTAGATTATATAAGGCTCTCAAGCAGAAATAAAAATCATAGGTTAGAAATTTTATCGTATATAATAAATAACTGTAGGAATAAAGCTACTACTTTGCTAAATTTGGAGGAAATATTAGTAGGTAGTATTGGAAATAAAGAGGAGATAGAGAATTTTATCTTCTATTCCTTTAAAATACTTAATATTACAGAAAAAGAGACAGAAGTAGCGGCTGAACTTGAAGCGAAGGTTAGAGAAGAAGGATTAAGATTTAAGGGCGAAAACTGGAGGATAGACCTTTTTATTGCATCATTTGCATATACGCACTCTTATTACATCCTTACTAAGGATTCGGACTTCAAGAAAATATTAGATTGTAAAGAAATGCACATATATGAAAACACGTATTATCTATGTAATAAAGCGTAA
- a CDS encoding PaREP1 family protein: MEELIRKAEEKGIDVEEVLIQLIYKDDPEGEVKFRLEMAKKYMAEAEDYIKKGDPVQASEKAYKVTEELVKALAEKFNLPEYQKARNEGRWYAYLLGSAAGKLSSYLGAWVMNGWSAGYTLHVWGFHEAKWSIQDILPWVNTVRKMLEEGEKVLQ; the protein is encoded by the coding sequence ATGGAAGAGCTAATAAGAAAAGCTGAGGAAAAAGGGATAGACGTTGAAGAGGTTTTAATTCAGCTAATATACAAAGACGATCCTGAAGGGGAGGTAAAGTTTAGGTTAGAGATGGCGAAGAAGTATATGGCTGAGGCTGAAGATTATATTAAGAAAGGTGATCCAGTCCAAGCCTCTGAGAAAGCTTATAAAGTTACAGAAGAGCTGGTGAAAGCCCTTGCTGAGAAGTTTAACCTACCGGAATATCAAAAAGCTAGAAATGAGGGGAGGTGGTATGCGTACTTACTCGGCTCCGCAGCAGGGAAGCTTTCCTCATATCTGGGAGCGTGGGTAATGAATGGGTGGAGTGCGGGATACACTTTGCACGTCTGGGGTTTTCACGAAGCTAAGTGGAGCATTCAAGATATTCTGCCTTGGGTTAATACTGTTAGAAAGATGCTGGAAGAGGGAGAAAAAGTTCTACAATGA
- a CDS encoding VapB-like antitoxin: MKLIISYRIAGSKYNVTISGDEPKIYEELNKALLDAICNKFGDLVSEYSISKVVEEVPIGKLITLIVVNITLHSSDIRFSENEKTDFVAKTVIGTIAGLSVDRIMDSVVIREEKIVEVKNPCERGEKKEEIFSLIKEWNNNFRYVISS, from the coding sequence ATGAAGCTAATAATTAGTTACAGAATAGCGGGCTCAAAGTATAACGTTACAATTAGCGGTGATGAGCCAAAGATATATGAGGAACTTAATAAAGCACTTCTTGATGCTATCTGCAATAAGTTCGGCGACCTCGTAAGTGAGTACTCAATAAGTAAGGTTGTTGAGGAAGTCCCTATAGGTAAGCTCATAACGCTTATAGTCGTTAATATTACCCTTCACTCCTCGGATATTAGGTTTTCTGAAAATGAAAAGACGGACTTTGTAGCGAAGACTGTTATAGGAACAATAGCGGGGCTATCTGTCGACCGTATAATGGATTCGGTAGTAATCAGAGAGGAGAAAATAGTAGAAGTAAAGAACCCTTGCGAAAGGGGCGAAAAGAAGGAGGAAATATTCAGCCTTATTAAAGAGTGGAATAATAATTTTAGATACGTCATTTCATCATAA
- a CDS encoding PaREP1 family protein, giving the protein MEELIKKAEEKGINVEDLIISALSREDPQEGIKLRLTLAEKYMKEAEEYLTKGDVVQSSEKAYKVAEEIVKAFVEKFNLAEYQQAVKEDRWHTYTLANAAAKLSSRLGDWIKTGWNSAYTLHVWGFHEAKLDMDSVKNLLQDIKRMLEESKKILS; this is encoded by the coding sequence ATGGAGGAGCTAATAAAGAAGGCTGAGGAGAAAGGGATAAACGTTGAGGATTTAATAATTTCAGCTTTATCTAGAGAAGACCCTCAAGAAGGAATAAAACTTAGATTGACTTTAGCTGAAAAGTACATGAAAGAGGCTGAAGAATACCTAACTAAAGGTGACGTAGTTCAATCTTCAGAAAAAGCTTATAAGGTAGCTGAGGAGATAGTCAAGGCCTTTGTTGAGAAGTTTAATTTAGCTGAATATCAGCAGGCAGTAAAGGAAGATAGATGGCATACTTACACTTTAGCAAATGCTGCAGCAAAACTTTCCTCAAGATTAGGTGATTGGATTAAAACTGGGTGGAATTCAGCTTATACACTTCACGTATGGGGATTTCATGAAGCTAAGTTAGATATGGATAGTGTAAAAAACTTATTACAAGACATTAAAAGAATGCTAGAAGAAAGTAAAAAGATATTATCTTAG
- a CDS encoding transposase, which translates to MNYSKKPKWDVILLLKTLLINFVYDISWNNLEGEIRDSKMFMKFLGGKVPPKGTIFFFYKRLQETVVDEGETMWTTLMDKQGLRQGDQRV; encoded by the coding sequence TTGAATTACTCCAAGAAACCCAAGTGGGACGTTATATTACTCCTCAAAACACTCTTAATCAATTTCGTCTACGATATCTCTTGGAATAACTTAGAGGGAGAAATTAGGGATAGTAAAATGTTCATGAAATTCTTGGGTGGGAAAGTCCCACCAAAGGGTACAATATTCTTCTTCTATAAGAGATTACAAGAAACAGTTGTCGATGAGGGAGAAACAATGTGGACAACCCTAATGGATAAACAAGGCCTTAGACAAGGTGATCAAAGAGTATAG
- a CDS encoding PaREP1 family protein, which yields MEELIKKAEEKGIDVEDLIISALSKKDPSEGIKIRMELAKKYINEVEEYLKKGDAVQASEKAYKAAEEVIKALAEKYNIQEHQQALKEGRWYTYLLSKAANTLSSMLGDKIIKGWSSAYLLHVWGFHEAKLGTKDIVSYINAVKEMIEEASKYL from the coding sequence GTGGAGGAATTAATAAAGAAAGCTGAGGAAAAAGGAATAGACGTTGAAGACCTAATAATTTCAGCGTTATCCAAAAAAGATCCTTCTGAGGGCATAAAAATAAGGATGGAGCTGGCTAAGAAGTACATTAACGAAGTGGAGGAGTATTTAAAGAAGGGTGATGCTGTTCAAGCTTCCGAGAAGGCTTACAAAGCTGCAGAAGAGGTAATAAAGGCGTTAGCTGAGAAATATAACATTCAAGAACACCAACAAGCATTAAAAGAGGGTAGATGGTATACTTACCTACTTAGTAAAGCTGCTAACACACTTTCCTCAATGTTAGGAGATAAAATAATCAAAGGTTGGAGTAGTGCTTATTTATTACACGTTTGGGGATTTCATGAGGCAAAACTTGGAACCAAAGATATAGTGTCTTACATAAATGCAGTGAAAGAGATGATAGAAGAAGCGAGTAAATATTTATGA
- a CDS encoding HD domain-containing protein, with protein sequence MSKRIRDVIHEYIEVPDTIINNIVDSPTFQRLRFVIQNGMAFEVYPNMRHTRFEHSLGTYNVMKKAISILAEKVEDKDIKDLIINNSEGLQALALLHDIGHYPFSHTFEMGIKIASVDMKELQGLSKYHEKVGLFVVRSLFPKYADDFDKIYNSKDNLYSELLNNNIDVDRMDYLLRDSYYSGTPYGNFSLERMLSIMTLVKDTGKIKSAFLEKGISDLEHFLLARYYMYDQIYHHRVVEGFNAIMATAISQLIISTSSQQNSSVSKIIFFQESEFNLDIFLNLTDYWLLSTIKSSNINECLKEAIFNRRKYIFNEIPLRYAEERGMDKIDVTRLLESKLYNVIKQ encoded by the coding sequence ATGAGTAAGAGAATAAGAGATGTTATCCATGAGTATATTGAAGTTCCAGATACAATTATAAATAATATTGTTGATAGTCCTACTTTTCAAAGGCTGAGGTTCGTCATACAGAATGGTATGGCATTTGAAGTTTATCCTAACATGAGGCATACTAGGTTTGAACATTCATTAGGTACTTATAACGTTATGAAAAAGGCTATAAGTATACTTGCGGAGAAAGTTGAGGATAAGGATATTAAAGATTTAATAATTAATAACTCTGAAGGACTCCAAGCTTTAGCCTTACTACACGATATAGGACATTACCCTTTCTCTCATACTTTTGAAATGGGCATAAAGATTGCATCAGTAGATATGAAGGAGTTACAAGGACTTTCAAAGTACCATGAAAAAGTAGGGTTATTTGTTGTAAGGAGTTTATTCCCTAAATATGCTGATGATTTCGATAAAATTTACAACAGTAAAGATAATTTGTATTCAGAGCTACTCAATAATAATATTGATGTTGATAGGATGGATTACCTATTAAGAGACTCTTATTATTCCGGAACACCTTACGGAAATTTCAGCTTAGAAAGAATGTTAAGTATTATGACACTAGTCAAGGATACTGGTAAAATTAAATCAGCCTTTTTGGAAAAGGGAATCTCAGATTTAGAGCACTTTCTATTGGCTAGGTACTACATGTATGATCAAATATACCATCATAGAGTAGTAGAGGGATTCAACGCTATCATGGCTACGGCAATTTCACAATTGATAATCTCTACTAGTTCACAACAAAACTCTTCAGTTTCCAAAATAATATTTTTCCAAGAGAGTGAGTTTAACCTCGATATCTTCCTTAATCTCACCGACTATTGGTTATTGTCAACCATTAAGAGTTCAAACATAAATGAATGCTTAAAAGAGGCCATTTTTAACAGAAGGAAATACATATTTAACGAGATACCGCTCAGATATGCTGAAGAAAGAGGAATGGATAAAATAGATGTAACTAGACTGCTTGAGTCAAAACTTTATAACGTCATTAAGCAATAA
- a CDS encoding glycosyltransferase: MISVVIPTLNSERTIRTAVKSAMEKAEEVIVVDSFSTDKTVEIAEKEGAKVLQVKGSMLIARIEGTKIAKGDYIVNLDSDMYFSDNFPPRELKSKVIALGEITVGKGIVYEIMKLDREITHNKWRENLSLGGGIIPRMYDRQILIKAYENIPSWIKDKLNAFEDSVIYYEVLKIYKGEVQFIPNAVYHIEDDPFLSFIRKWYRYGRNAKLLRGTEYEKIIYQRKMRPGLTAREKIKLIIPTLVKGIPFAIGYYL; this comes from the coding sequence GTGATAAGTGTAGTAATTCCCACGCTCAACAGCGAAAGGACTATAAGAACTGCAGTAAAGTCTGCAATGGAGAAAGCTGAGGAAGTAATAGTAGTGGACTCATTTTCAACTGACAAAACTGTGGAAATTGCGGAAAAAGAGGGGGCAAAAGTCCTTCAAGTTAAGGGAAGTATGTTAATCGCGAGGATTGAGGGGACTAAGATTGCCAAAGGAGATTACATTGTAAACCTAGATTCTGACATGTACTTTTCAGATAACTTCCCGCCTAGAGAGTTAAAAAGTAAAGTCATAGCGTTAGGGGAAATAACTGTAGGAAAAGGAATAGTCTACGAGATAATGAAGTTAGATAGGGAAATAACCCATAATAAGTGGAGGGAAAACCTTTCTTTAGGAGGCGGAATAATCCCTAGAATGTACGATAGGCAGATATTGATCAAGGCTTACGAAAACATCCCTTCATGGATTAAAGATAAACTTAATGCGTTTGAGGATAGCGTAATATATTATGAGGTTTTGAAAATTTATAAGGGAGAAGTGCAATTTATTCCAAACGCAGTTTACCATATTGAGGATGACCCGTTCCTTTCATTTATTAGGAAATGGTACAGATACGGGAGGAATGCAAAACTCCTCAGAGGTACAGAATACGAAAAGATAATTTATCAAAGAAAGATGAGACCGGGACTCACTGCGAGAGAAAAAATTAAGCTCATAATTCCCACACTAGTTAAGGGGATACCTTTCGCAATCGGGTATTATCTGTAG
- a CDS encoding FkbM family methyltransferase, with translation MQHYLLRQEINVRKWFNFKNIKIFVDVGAYIGAYTLRAAKHGAKVYSFEPNPYSFNLLLLNVKDNGFEDRVILYNVALGDRDGEISLALNLDESHVSIEGYKVKMRTLDSFNIRNVDLLKIDVEGFEKEVLLGSEVTLGNTRSVIIEVSKDKKKFVEDLMIEHGLKKVREELTYPNASVYYLMFERRK, from the coding sequence ATTCAGCACTATCTATTAAGGCAAGAGATTAATGTTAGAAAATGGTTCAACTTTAAGAATATTAAAATATTCGTTGACGTAGGCGCATACATAGGTGCTTATACTTTAAGGGCTGCCAAGCACGGAGCAAAAGTTTATTCCTTTGAGCCTAATCCTTATTCTTTTAATTTACTTTTGTTAAACGTAAAAGATAATGGCTTTGAAGATAGAGTTATCCTCTATAACGTTGCACTAGGAGATAGGGATGGAGAGATTTCATTAGCTTTAAATTTAGACGAGTCTCACGTATCAATAGAAGGATATAAGGTTAAAATGAGGACATTAGACTCGTTTAATATTAGAAATGTAGACTTGCTGAAAATAGATGTTGAAGGTTTTGAAAAAGAAGTGCTTTTAGGCAGTGAAGTTACGTTAGGTAATACAAGATCTGTAATAATTGAAGTTAGTAAGGACAAGAAGAAATTCGTTGAGGATTTGATGATCGAACACGGGTTGAAGAAGGTAAGAGAAGAGTTAACTTATCCTAATGCATCAGTCTATTACTTAATGTTTGAGCGGAGAAAGTAA